In one window of Mesorhizobium sp. B2-1-1 DNA:
- a CDS encoding type II toxin-antitoxin system HicB family antitoxin: protein MNAMTYKGYSARVDYDDDDEIFFGRIAGIRDGVSFHSETVAGLKAAFHEAVDDYVETCAKIGKSPQRPYSGNLMLRVDPSVHSKVAMAAEVAGKSLNQWGEEVLREAAEKQIA, encoded by the coding sequence ATGAATGCGATGACCTACAAGGGCTATTCGGCCCGTGTTGATTATGATGACGATGACGAGATTTTCTTCGGCCGTATTGCCGGTATTCGAGACGGCGTATCCTTCCATTCAGAAACTGTCGCGGGGCTAAAAGCCGCCTTCCATGAAGCCGTGGACGACTATGTCGAAACTTGCGCGAAAATCGGTAAGTCGCCGCAAAGACCTTATTCCGGCAATCTCATGTTGCGCGTTGACCCCTCGGTTCATTCAAAAGTCGCAATGGCAGCGGAAGTCGCAGGCAAGAGCCTGAACCAGTGGGGAGAAGAAGTCTTGCGCGAGGCGGCCGAAAAGCAAATTGCCTGA
- the purN gene encoding phosphoribosylglycinamide formyltransferase has translation MSAQKKRTVVLISGRGSNMTALIAAASDPAFPAEIVGVISDKADAAGLGMARARGIATQVISRADHASKQAHDAAIDAALTAFNAEIVALAGYMRILTTGLVQKWQGRMINIHPALLPAFKGLDTHARALAAGMRIHGCTVHFVTSEMDDGPIIAQAAVPVMVGDNADTLAARVLKVEHQLYPLALGLVAEGKARMEKGRTVFARFADDADNATSMIIAPSPLREEIDFEQLARITP, from the coding sequence ATGAGTGCGCAGAAGAAACGCACTGTCGTTCTGATCTCGGGGCGCGGTTCCAACATGACGGCGCTGATCGCCGCCGCCAGCGACCCGGCTTTCCCGGCCGAAATCGTCGGCGTCATCTCCGACAAGGCGGATGCCGCCGGGCTCGGCATGGCGAGGGCGCGCGGCATCGCCACCCAGGTGATTTCCCGGGCCGACCATGCCAGCAAGCAGGCGCACGACGCCGCGATCGATGCGGCGCTCACGGCCTTCAATGCCGAGATCGTGGCACTGGCCGGCTACATGCGCATTTTGACCACCGGCCTCGTCCAGAAATGGCAGGGTCGTATGATCAACATCCACCCCGCTCTGTTGCCGGCCTTCAAGGGGCTCGACACGCATGCGCGCGCGCTGGCGGCGGGCATGCGCATCCATGGCTGCACCGTGCATTTCGTCACGTCCGAGATGGATGACGGTCCGATCATCGCACAGGCGGCGGTGCCGGTAATGGTCGGCGACAATGCCGACACACTTGCCGCACGAGTGCTGAAGGTGGAACACCAGCTCTATCCGCTGGCGCTGGGGCTGGTCGCCGAGGGCAAGGCCCGGATGGAAAAGGGCCGCACCGTGTTTGCCCGCTTCGCCGACGATGCCGACAATGCAACCTCGATGATCATTGCACCGAGCCCGCTGCGCGAGGAAATCGATTTCGAGCAATTGGCGCGGATCACGCCGTAG
- a CDS encoding Lrp/AsnC family transcriptional regulator yields the protein MPLPALPASLDSFDLAILAVLQKDNTTPQRLIGEAVNLSAPAVQRRIKRMQQTGVIAANVAVIEPAAVGQPITIFVEVELESERTELIDAAKRQFLAAPEVQQCYYVTGEADFILAITVADMSAYEALTRRLFFNSNNVRKFRTFVAMDRVKVGLTVPLPG from the coding sequence ATGCCATTGCCCGCGTTGCCAGCCTCGCTCGACAGTTTCGACCTCGCCATTCTCGCCGTGCTGCAGAAGGACAACACGACGCCGCAACGACTGATCGGCGAGGCCGTGAACCTGTCGGCGCCGGCGGTGCAGCGCCGTATCAAGCGCATGCAACAGACCGGCGTCATCGCGGCCAATGTCGCGGTCATCGAACCGGCGGCGGTCGGCCAGCCCATCACCATCTTCGTCGAGGTCGAACTCGAAAGCGAACGCACCGAACTGATCGACGCGGCCAAGCGGCAATTCCTGGCGGCGCCGGAAGTCCAGCAGTGCTACTATGTGACAGGCGAGGCCGACTTCATCCTGGCCATCACGGTGGCCGACATGAGCGCCTATGAGGCGCTGACGCGGCGCCTGTTCTTCAACAGCAACAATGTCCGCAAATTCCGCACCTTCGTGGCCATGGACCGCGTCAAGGTCGGCCTGACGGTGCCGCTGCCGGGATGA
- a CDS encoding diaminopropionate ammonia-lyase, with amino-acid sequence MFLLNRNALHGSPLDPVDAETLGVAGAHAAERFLSHRANHQETPLHALPALASELGIGAIHLKDEGFRLGLGSFKALGGAYAVVHLVLEEAGRRLGRPLGIADLDQPDVRAVAATMTMACATDGNHGRSVAQGARLVGARATIFVHAGVSDERITAIARYGAEMIRVDGNYDDSVRQAARVAADKGWTVVSDTSWPGYERIPGLVMQGYTAIMREALRQLGEPPTHVFVQAGVGGIAAALAGHLAIVLGDARPVFTVVEPARAACILGAARAGHPVKIAHGEATVMAMLECYEASPVAWRVLARAADAFMTVDEEDAVAVMRRLARPAGGDPAIVAGESGGVGLAGLIRALADNKAELGLDRLSRVLVVNTEGATDPRRYAELVGVAAADVLAGKVLSGATP; translated from the coding sequence ATGTTCCTGCTCAACCGCAATGCCTTGCACGGCAGCCCACTCGATCCGGTCGACGCCGAAACGCTTGGGGTTGCGGGGGCCCACGCGGCCGAGCGTTTCCTGTCCCATCGCGCCAATCATCAGGAGACGCCGCTGCATGCGCTGCCGGCGCTGGCCTCCGAACTGGGCATTGGCGCCATCCACCTCAAGGATGAGGGTTTTCGCCTCGGCCTCGGTAGCTTCAAGGCGCTTGGGGGCGCTTATGCCGTCGTTCATCTGGTGCTGGAGGAAGCCGGCCGCCGGCTTGGCAGGCCGCTCGGCATCGCCGATCTCGATCAGCCCGATGTCAGGGCGGTCGCCGCCACCATGACGATGGCTTGCGCGACCGACGGCAATCACGGCCGCTCGGTGGCACAGGGCGCGCGGCTTGTCGGGGCCAGGGCGACGATCTTCGTCCATGCCGGCGTCAGCGACGAGCGCATCACGGCTATCGCCCGCTACGGCGCCGAGATGATCCGCGTCGACGGCAACTACGATGATTCGGTCAGGCAAGCCGCACGCGTCGCGGCGGACAAGGGCTGGACCGTCGTGTCCGATACGTCGTGGCCGGGCTATGAGCGCATTCCAGGCCTCGTCATGCAAGGCTACACCGCGATCATGCGCGAGGCGCTGCGCCAGCTCGGCGAACCGCCCACCCACGTCTTCGTCCAGGCCGGGGTCGGCGGCATTGCCGCTGCCCTGGCTGGCCATCTCGCCATCGTGCTCGGTGATGCCAGGCCGGTCTTCACCGTGGTCGAGCCCGCACGTGCCGCTTGTATCTTGGGCGCCGCCAGGGCTGGCCATCCTGTCAAGATCGCGCATGGCGAAGCGACTGTCATGGCGATGCTCGAATGCTACGAGGCGTCGCCTGTCGCCTGGCGCGTGCTGGCGCGTGCCGCCGATGCCTTCATGACCGTCGACGAGGAGGATGCGGTCGCTGTGATGCGGAGGCTTGCGCGGCCGGCCGGCGGCGATCCGGCCATCGTTGCCGGCGAAAGCGGCGGGGTCGGCCTGGCCGGACTGATCCGGGCGCTGGCCGACAACAAGGCCGAACTCGGCCTCGACCGGCTCTCGCGGGTGCTGGTCGTCAACACCGAAGGCGCAACCGATCCCAGGCGTTATGCCGAACTCGTCGGCGTGGCCGCCGCGGACGTGCTTGCGGGCAAGGTACTTTCTGGAGCAACGCCATGA
- a CDS encoding DUF680 domain-containing protein, which produces MTKIALTAAAILIATGSAFAGSDNYGSNNVNQPVANQSTSNIDTTHTGSITKSIKAQGDANANVPAQSGQGIWGR; this is translated from the coding sequence ATGACCAAGATCGCTCTTACCGCCGCCGCCATTCTCATTGCCACGGGCAGCGCCTTTGCCGGCAGCGACAATTATGGTTCCAACAATGTCAACCAGCCGGTTGCCAACCAGTCGACCTCCAACATCGACACCACGCATACCGGCTCGATCACCAAGTCCATAAAGGCGCAGGGCGACGCGAATGCCAACGTGCCGGCTCAGTCTGGCCAGGGCATCTGGGGCCGTTGA
- a CDS encoding ATP-dependent helicase, giving the protein MNLAAHDSTFREPTDQPAYLARLNDAQRQAVEHGDGRIAGPLLVIAGAGSGKTNTLAHRVAHLIVKGADPRRILLMTFSRRAASEMARRVERIAGEVLGRDASIVTDALTWAGTFHGIGARLLRDYAQEIGLDPAFTIHDREDSADLMNLVRHELGFSKTEARFPTKGTCLAIYSRAVNAQAPLGEVLGSAFPWCAGWAEQLKQLFAGYVEAKQAQNVLDYDDLLLYWAQMTAEPEIAMHLGGRFDHVLVDEYQDTNRLQASILMALKPDGAGLTVVGDDAQSIYSFRAAEVRNILDFPKQFAQAADVVMLERNYRSTETILAAANAVIGEASERFTKNLWSERKSAAKPRLVTVRDEVEQANFVCEAILAEREAGTALKSQAVLFRASHHSGPLEIELTRRNIPFVKFGGLKFLDAAHVKDVLAVLRFAENPRDRVAGFRVLQLLPGIGPSAAAQVVETMTSALDEAMGLAGWRPPQRAADDWPGFVSLYSGLRAGAKWPADLEQVRLWYEPHLERIHEDATTRRADLLQLEQIGQNYASRERFLTELTLDPPDATSDQAGPPHRDEDYLILSTIHSAKGQEWKNVFVLNTVDGCIPADLGVGTREDIEEERRLLYVAMTRAKDSLNLIMPQRFFPHGQAARGDRHVYASRTRFIPASLLAAFEQTAWPAAQAAQGRAPRPEIRVDIGARMRGMWK; this is encoded by the coding sequence ATGAACCTTGCCGCTCATGATTCGACATTTCGGGAACCGACCGACCAGCCCGCTTACCTCGCAAGGCTGAATGATGCCCAGCGCCAGGCCGTCGAGCATGGCGACGGCAGGATCGCCGGACCGCTGCTGGTCATTGCCGGCGCCGGCTCGGGCAAGACCAACACGCTGGCGCATCGCGTCGCCCATCTCATCGTCAAGGGGGCTGATCCGCGCCGCATCCTGCTGATGACGTTTTCACGTCGCGCCGCCTCCGAAATGGCCAGGCGCGTCGAGCGCATCGCCGGCGAGGTGCTCGGCCGTGACGCCTCGATCGTCACTGACGCGCTGACCTGGGCCGGCACCTTCCATGGCATCGGTGCACGGCTGCTGCGCGATTACGCGCAGGAGATCGGCCTCGATCCGGCTTTCACCATCCACGATCGCGAGGATTCGGCCGACCTGATGAACCTGGTGCGCCACGAGCTCGGCTTCTCGAAGACGGAAGCGCGCTTTCCCACCAAGGGCACCTGCCTTGCCATTTATTCGCGCGCCGTCAACGCGCAGGCGCCGCTCGGCGAGGTGCTGGGCTCCGCCTTTCCGTGGTGCGCCGGCTGGGCTGAACAGCTGAAGCAGCTGTTCGCCGGCTATGTCGAGGCCAAGCAGGCGCAGAACGTGCTCGATTACGATGACCTGCTGCTCTACTGGGCGCAGATGACGGCCGAACCGGAGATAGCGATGCATCTGGGCGGGCGCTTCGACCATGTGCTGGTCGACGAATACCAGGATACCAACCGGCTGCAGGCCTCGATCCTCATGGCGCTCAAACCCGATGGCGCCGGGCTGACGGTGGTCGGCGACGATGCGCAATCGATCTATTCGTTCCGCGCCGCCGAGGTGCGCAACATCCTGGACTTTCCCAAGCAGTTCGCGCAGGCCGCCGATGTGGTGATGCTGGAGCGCAACTACCGCTCGACCGAAACCATTTTGGCCGCCGCCAATGCGGTGATCGGCGAGGCCTCGGAACGCTTCACCAAAAACCTGTGGTCGGAACGCAAATCCGCCGCCAAGCCGAGGCTGGTGACTGTACGCGACGAGGTCGAACAGGCCAATTTCGTCTGCGAGGCCATCCTGGCCGAGCGCGAGGCCGGCACGGCACTGAAATCGCAGGCGGTGCTGTTTCGCGCCTCGCACCACAGCGGGCCTCTGGAAATCGAGCTGACGCGGCGCAACATTCCCTTCGTCAAGTTCGGTGGGCTGAAATTCCTCGATGCCGCTCACGTCAAGGATGTGCTGGCGGTGCTGCGCTTTGCCGAAAACCCGCGCGACCGCGTCGCCGGATTTCGCGTGCTGCAGCTTTTGCCGGGCATCGGCCCCTCGGCCGCGGCGCAGGTCGTGGAGACAATGACATCGGCGCTGGACGAGGCGATGGGCCTTGCCGGCTGGCGGCCGCCCCAACGCGCGGCGGATGACTGGCCGGGTTTCGTCTCGCTTTACTCCGGCCTGCGTGCCGGCGCCAAATGGCCGGCCGATCTCGAACAGGTCAGGCTCTGGTACGAGCCGCATCTCGAGCGCATTCACGAGGACGCAACCACGCGCAGGGCCGACCTTTTGCAGCTCGAGCAGATCGGCCAGAACTATGCTTCACGCGAGCGCTTCCTCACCGAACTGACGCTCGATCCGCCCGATGCAACCAGCGACCAGGCCGGGCCGCCGCATCGCGACGAGGATTATTTGATCCTGTCGACCATCCACTCGGCCAAGGGCCAGGAGTGGAAGAACGTGTTTGTGCTCAACACTGTCGATGGCTGCATTCCGGCCGATCTCGGCGTCGGCACCAGGGAAGATATCGAAGAGGAGCGCCGGCTGCTTTACGTGGCGATGACAAGGGCCAAGGACAGCCTCAACCTGATCATGCCGCAGCGCTTCTTTCCGCATGGCCAGGCGGCGCGCGGCGACCGCCATGTCTATGCCTCGCGCACGCGCTTCATCCCGGCTTCCCTCCTTGCGGCATTCGAACAGACGGCGTGGCCGGCAGCGCAAGCGGCACAGGGCAGGGCGCCCCGGCCCGAGATACGCGTCGACATCGGCGCGCGCATGCGCGGCATGTGGAAATAG
- a CDS encoding type II toxin-antitoxin system HicA family toxin has translation MNSKHRRVLKAIFTDPVSGSIEWIAVETLLVAVGCQVIEGSGSRVRFVFKSEVETFHRPHPSKEAKRYQVRDARQFLLRIGVKP, from the coding sequence ATGAACAGCAAGCATAGGCGCGTGCTCAAGGCGATATTCACCGATCCAGTTTCGGGCAGTATCGAATGGATTGCCGTCGAAACCTTGCTGGTCGCCGTTGGTTGCCAGGTGATCGAAGGAAGCGGCTCACGCGTGCGTTTTGTCTTTAAGAGCGAAGTCGAGACGTTCCACCGGCCGCACCCTTCAAAGGAAGCAAAGCGATATCAAGTACGGGATGCTCGCCAATTCTTGTTGAGGATCGGAGTGAAGCCATGA
- the purM gene encoding phosphoribosylformylglycinamidine cyclo-ligase, with protein MKRDTVKRKNGLTYAEAGVDIDAGNLMVEKIKPLVKATRRPGADGEIGGFGGLFDLKAAGFTDPVLVAANDGVGTKLKIAIDAGKHDTIGIDLVAMCVNDIVVQGAEPLFFLDYFATGKLDPDQGAAIVGGIAAGCRQAGCALIGGETAEMPGMYHGKDYDLAGFAVGAAERGQLLPTDDIVEGDVLLGLGSSGLHSNGFSLVRRIVATSGLAWTDPAPFNDEATLAEALLEPTRIYVKSILKAIRNTHGIKALAHITGGGFPENIPRVLPKEFSAELDLDAIDVPPVFSWLAKTGGVAPEEMMRTFNCGIGMILAVASGQAAQVAAVLQEAGETVTPIGRIVPRRDAGVIYRGSIGL; from the coding sequence ATGAAGCGCGATACAGTCAAGCGTAAGAACGGGCTCACCTATGCCGAGGCTGGCGTCGACATCGATGCCGGCAATCTCATGGTCGAGAAGATCAAACCGCTGGTCAAGGCGACGCGCCGGCCGGGCGCCGATGGCGAGATCGGCGGTTTCGGCGGCCTGTTCGATCTCAAGGCCGCCGGCTTTACCGACCCGGTGCTGGTCGCCGCAAATGACGGCGTCGGCACCAAGCTGAAGATCGCCATCGACGCCGGCAAGCACGACACGATCGGCATCGACCTCGTCGCCATGTGCGTCAACGACATCGTCGTGCAGGGTGCCGAACCGCTGTTCTTCCTCGACTATTTCGCCACCGGCAAGCTCGATCCGGACCAGGGTGCGGCGATTGTCGGCGGCATCGCCGCGGGCTGCCGGCAGGCCGGCTGCGCGCTGATCGGCGGCGAGACGGCCGAAATGCCCGGCATGTATCACGGCAAGGACTATGACCTTGCCGGTTTTGCCGTGGGCGCGGCCGAGCGCGGCCAGCTTCTGCCCACCGACGACATCGTCGAGGGCGACGTGCTGCTGGGGCTGGGTTCGTCGGGCCTGCATTCGAACGGCTTTTCGCTGGTGCGCCGCATCGTTGCGACCAGCGGCCTGGCATGGACCGATCCGGCTCCCTTCAATGACGAGGCCACATTGGCCGAGGCGCTGCTCGAGCCGACCCGGATCTATGTGAAATCGATCCTGAAGGCGATCCGCAACACGCACGGCATCAAGGCGCTGGCCCATATCACCGGCGGCGGCTTCCCCGAAAACATTCCGCGCGTTCTGCCGAAGGAGTTCTCGGCCGAGCTCGATCTCGACGCCATCGACGTGCCGCCTGTGTTCTCATGGCTGGCCAAAACCGGCGGTGTGGCGCCCGAAGAGATGATGCGCACCTTCAACTGCGGCATCGGCATGATCCTGGCGGTGGCGTCCGGCCAGGCGGCGCAGGTCGCTGCCGTCTTGCAGGAAGCCGGCGAGACGGTGACGCCGATCGGCCGGATCGTGCCGCGCCGCGACGCCGGCGTCATCTATCGGGGTTCGATCGGTCTATGA
- a CDS encoding Zn-dependent hydrolase gives MISVDARRLLGRIRDLGAIGRDGEGRLVRLAASDADRQGRDRFVGWLREAGLEVAIDRMGNIFGIWRTPGNAGQAPILIGSHIDTVIDAGIYDGCYGVLAGLEAIETLKASGFVLSRPLAVAAFTNEEGVRYSPDMMGSLVHAGGVAIDEALAAVGTDGSVLGQELARIGYAGDEQPGFLKPHTYLELHIEQGPVLEREGVPIGAVENLQGISWQRITIDGVANHAGTTPMSMRSDAGHAAARVVAFLHDRAKASNTPTVATVGTMRFEPNAINVIPSRAVFTIDLRDPFEHRLQAEEAALAAHLEELAAAEGVTISVERLARFEPVIFDSRIVELIEAAAISRGLVSKRMTSGAGHDAQMMARIAPAAMIFVPSAGGISHNPREYTEDTELVAGANILLDVVTRLAT, from the coding sequence ATGATCTCGGTCGACGCGCGGCGGCTGCTTGGCCGTATTCGGGACCTCGGCGCCATCGGCCGCGACGGCGAGGGCCGGCTGGTGCGGCTTGCCGCCTCGGACGCCGACCGGCAGGGCCGCGACCGCTTCGTCGGCTGGTTGCGCGAGGCGGGGCTCGAAGTCGCCATCGACCGCATGGGCAATATCTTCGGCATCTGGCGGACGCCTGGGAATGCCGGGCAGGCGCCGATCCTGATAGGCTCGCATATCGATACGGTCATAGATGCCGGCATTTATGACGGCTGCTACGGCGTGCTGGCCGGGCTGGAGGCAATCGAGACACTGAAGGCGTCAGGCTTTGTCCTGTCGCGCCCGTTGGCCGTCGCCGCCTTCACCAATGAGGAAGGCGTGCGCTATTCCCCCGACATGATGGGCTCGCTGGTTCATGCCGGCGGTGTTGCGATCGACGAGGCGCTGGCGGCCGTGGGGACGGACGGCAGCGTGCTCGGGCAGGAACTGGCGCGCATCGGCTATGCCGGCGACGAGCAGCCGGGCTTCCTCAAGCCGCATACCTATCTCGAACTGCATATCGAGCAGGGCCCGGTGCTGGAGCGCGAAGGCGTGCCGATCGGCGCGGTGGAAAACCTGCAAGGCATCTCCTGGCAGCGCATCACCATCGACGGGGTCGCCAACCATGCCGGCACCACGCCGATGTCGATGCGCAGCGACGCCGGCCATGCGGCCGCCCGTGTCGTCGCCTTCCTGCACGATCGTGCCAAGGCTTCGAACACGCCGACCGTCGCCACCGTCGGCACGATGCGTTTCGAGCCCAACGCCATCAACGTCATTCCCTCGCGAGCGGTCTTCACCATCGACCTGCGCGATCCTTTCGAGCACCGGTTGCAGGCGGAGGAAGCAGCACTCGCCGCTCACCTCGAAGAACTCGCCGCCGCCGAAGGCGTGACGATCTCGGTCGAGCGGCTGGCGCGCTTCGAGCCGGTGATCTTCGACAGCCGCATCGTGGAGCTGATCGAGGCCGCTGCCATCAGTCGCGGGCTGGTTTCGAAGCGCATGACGTCCGGCGCCGGCCATGATGCGCAGATGATGGCGCGTATCGCACCTGCCGCGATGATCTTCGTGCCGAGCGCCGGCGGCATCAGCCATAATCCGCGCGAATACACCGAGGATACCGAGCTCGTCGCCGGCGCCAACATTCTGCTCGATGTCGTCACCCGACTTGCAACCTAG
- a CDS encoding DUF680 domain-containing protein, translating into MTKIALTAAAILVATGTAFAGSDNYGSANANQPAAAVDHSVTASISKTNGTVQAPASQGADRNLFGR; encoded by the coding sequence ATGACCAAGATCGCTCTTACCGCCGCCGCCATCCTCGTTGCCACGGGCACCGCTTTCGCCGGCAGCGACAATTATGGTTCGGCCAACGCCAATCAGCCCGCCGCCGCTGTCGACCATTCCGTCACCGCTTCGATCTCGAAGACGAATGGAACCGTCCAGGCCCCGGCTTCGCAGGGCGCAGACCGCAACCTTTTCGGCCGTTGA
- the dapB gene encoding 4-hydroxy-tetrahydrodipicolinate reductase, whose protein sequence is MAPVRIAIAGALGRMGRQMADAVQADSRLALTARFHRPGVVGDGLVSRDEALGLADVVVDFTTPAASADLARACAGRRGPAMVIGSTGFDDAELAAIADAAKTVVIVRSGSFSLGLNMLVGLVEQAARALGPADWDAEILEAHHRNKIDAPSGTALMLGQAIADGRGVELDAMARRVRDGVTGARPAGEIGFAVLRGGSIVGEHSVSFCTGGEIVTLSHAAEDRVMFARGAIAAALWVTGRPPGQYDMRDVLGFGAS, encoded by the coding sequence ATGGCGCCAGTCAGGATCGCAATTGCCGGTGCGCTCGGCCGCATGGGGCGCCAGATGGCGGACGCCGTGCAGGCCGACTCGCGGCTGGCGCTTACTGCCCGCTTTCATCGACCGGGCGTCGTCGGCGATGGCCTGGTCAGTCGCGACGAGGCGCTCGGCCTGGCCGATGTGGTCGTCGATTTCACCACGCCGGCGGCATCGGCCGATCTGGCGAGAGCCTGCGCCGGCCGTCGCGGGCCTGCCATGGTCATTGGCTCGACCGGTTTCGATGACGCTGAATTGGCAGCCATCGCCGATGCCGCGAAAACCGTTGTCATCGTACGCTCCGGGAGCTTTTCGCTTGGGCTCAACATGCTGGTCGGATTGGTCGAGCAGGCGGCGAGAGCGCTCGGTCCCGCGGACTGGGATGCAGAGATTTTAGAGGCGCATCACCGCAACAAGATCGACGCGCCATCTGGCACCGCCCTGATGCTCGGCCAAGCCATTGCCGACGGACGCGGCGTCGAGCTTGATGCGATGGCGAGGCGTGTTCGCGACGGTGTCACCGGTGCGCGGCCTGCCGGCGAGATCGGCTTCGCGGTGCTGCGCGGCGGCAGCATCGTCGGCGAGCACAGCGTCAGCTTCTGCACCGGGGGCGAGATCGTCACCCTGTCGCATGCGGCCGAGGACCGCGTCATGTTCGCCCGTGGCGCCATCGCCGCAGCCCTCTGGGTGACCGGGCGACCGCCCGGTCAATACGATATGCGCGACGTCCTTGGCTTTGGCGCTTCCTGA
- a CDS encoding DUF680 domain-containing protein, with protein MNKIALATAAILVATGSAFAGSDHYGSDNANQPVAPMAGVDHLVTGALKDTGMAGHETGDAKTKPTTDWPEPGQGIWGN; from the coding sequence ATGAACAAGATCGCCCTCGCCACCGCCGCCATCCTCGTTGCGACCGGCAGCGCCTTTGCCGGCAGCGACCATTATGGCTCCGACAATGCCAACCAGCCCGTCGCCCCGATGGCGGGCGTGGACCACCTTGTCACCGGCGCGCTCAAGGATACGGGCATGGCCGGCCACGAGACAGGCGATGCCAAGACGAAGCCCACTACCGACTGGCCCGAACCCGGCCAAGGCATCTGGGGCAATTAA
- a CDS encoding SixA phosphatase family protein, giving the protein MKQLFVLRHAKSSWDDPNLPDFDRPLAERGLKAAQLIGRELAARGWLPDQALVSPALRTRETWRLVDAELPAHPRVAFSEALYEASATDILSQIRQADPSNDSLLVVGHNPGLQYLAKQLAGPGSEAKARRRLEGKFPTAAFARLVFQGDWSNLSSARLTHCLRPKDLR; this is encoded by the coding sequence GTGAAACAGTTGTTTGTGCTGCGCCACGCCAAGTCGAGTTGGGACGATCCCAACCTCCCCGATTTCGACCGGCCGCTCGCCGAACGCGGATTGAAGGCGGCCCAATTGATAGGGCGCGAACTCGCGGCGCGCGGGTGGCTGCCGGACCAGGCGCTGGTATCGCCGGCGCTGCGCACCCGCGAGACCTGGCGGCTGGTGGACGCGGAGTTGCCAGCGCATCCACGAGTCGCGTTCTCCGAGGCGCTTTATGAAGCCTCAGCGACGGATATTCTGAGCCAGATTCGTCAAGCCGATCCGTCGAACGACAGCTTGCTGGTGGTCGGCCACAATCCCGGTCTGCAATATCTGGCGAAACAGCTTGCCGGGCCAGGGTCAGAGGCCAAGGCGCGCAGGAGGCTCGAAGGAAAATTTCCAACGGCAGCCTTTGCGCGCCTCGTTTTCCAGGGCGACTGGTCCAACCTGTCGTCCGCGCGGCTGACGCATTGCCTGCGTCCGAAGGATCTGCGCTAG